A single Bifidobacterium asteroides DNA region contains:
- a CDS encoding alpha/beta fold hydrolase, which yields MNPAPPRAPIILYLHGGPGDACIPLTMRYNAALERDFRFINLDQRGSGLSYHPFAPGEVVTIDSMVEDVHQFVLQLLRAYGQDSLILVGHSWGSVLGLEMVKRYPSLVRCYIGLGQVVSMRAALRLRRHWGQQSLGSRLGAIVSKESGAADMVLMIDELLSRGGVAMLFGSLGRIMTYLRSPCYNWSRLLNHVKGVAQSRARLDAELEQVDFNGQTSFGAPVYFISGKYDRHLPGSLVERFADGLKSTHRFIRFDRSGHCPQWDEPERFAATVKALCL from the coding sequence ATGAATCCGGCACCTCCTCGTGCTCCTATCATTCTTTACCTCCATGGTGGTCCGGGTGATGCCTGCATTCCGCTGACCATGCGCTACAACGCGGCCTTGGAGCGCGATTTCCGCTTCATCAACCTGGATCAGCGAGGCAGTGGACTGTCCTACCATCCTTTTGCGCCTGGCGAGGTAGTGACCATCGATTCGATGGTTGAGGATGTTCACCAGTTCGTGCTACAGCTTCTTCGCGCCTACGGGCAGGATTCCCTCATCCTCGTCGGTCATTCATGGGGCAGCGTCCTGGGACTGGAGATGGTGAAGCGGTATCCCTCGCTCGTTCGCTGCTACATCGGCCTTGGGCAGGTCGTCAGCATGCGCGCCGCTCTTCGGCTAAGACGGCATTGGGGGCAACAGAGTTTGGGCTCCCGGCTTGGTGCGATCGTCAGCAAGGAGAGCGGGGCTGCCGACATGGTGCTGATGATCGATGAGCTGCTGTCTCGTGGCGGGGTTGCCATGCTGTTCGGATCTCTGGGACGGATCATGACCTACCTGCGCTCGCCCTGCTACAACTGGTCGCGTCTGCTCAACCATGTCAAGGGGGTGGCTCAGTCCCGGGCGCGCTTGGACGCCGAGCTGGAGCAGGTCGATTTCAACGGGCAGACCTCTTTCGGGGCCCCTGTTTATTTCATCAGCGGCAAGTATGACCGTCATCTGCCAGGCAGTCTGGTTGAGCGGTTTGCTGATGGGCTGAAGAGCACGCATCGGTTCATCCGATTTGACCGGTCAGGGCACTGCCCACAGTGGGATGAGCCAGAACGGTTCGCAGCAACGGTTAAAGCCCTCTGCTTGTAG
- the uhpT gene encoding hexose-6-phosphate:phosphate antiporter, which yields MAGRIFDIHLDKHVPKTTIPVAEQRHLWFREFMKPYLMVIILYITMYLVRNNFKAAQPLMKQQLGITTQQLGVIGFVFSVVYGIGKIVVGYLVTGKDNKKIASIMLFCSSIAVICIGFLFTLSHVPMGWLIVLWALNGIFQCAGGPSCATVISNWTTKTTYGRYLGVWNASHNIGGGLAGVFAIWCAQTFFGGKVAGMFIVPGIVALLVAIMCFLVGKNRPEDLGWEPSETIFDEPVKQEDEESHDDTTWQIFRRYLLSNPWVWVLCVSNVFVYLIRIGIDNWAPLRVTEQLHFSNQVGARTIFYFEMGALIGCLLWGVVSDFLGGRPALVSTLCAICLPLGMAGYQLGRTPVVIYISLFFLGMFIFGPQMLINISMLNQIPKRANVLSGGMVGAFAYLFGDSTAKVLLAKIADSSSDGLTVLGHVLHGWNDTFIVLYIAIVCAVVLLGLVALMEEKRIRGGRR from the coding sequence ATGGCTGGCAGGATATTCGATATCCATTTGGACAAACATGTGCCGAAGACGACCATACCGGTAGCTGAACAACGACATCTCTGGTTCCGTGAGTTCATGAAACCATATCTGATGGTAATCATTCTGTACATTACCATGTACCTTGTTCGGAATAATTTTAAAGCAGCGCAGCCTTTGATGAAACAGCAGCTGGGCATTACTACCCAGCAGTTGGGCGTAATCGGTTTTGTTTTCTCTGTTGTCTATGGAATCGGAAAAATCGTTGTGGGATATCTAGTCACCGGCAAAGACAACAAGAAGATTGCATCGATTATGCTTTTCTGCTCGTCTATCGCGGTCATCTGCATTGGTTTCCTGTTCACCCTGAGTCATGTGCCTATGGGGTGGTTGATCGTTCTATGGGCCCTGAACGGGATCTTTCAGTGCGCCGGAGGCCCAAGCTGCGCCACGGTGATTTCTAACTGGACGACGAAGACGACTTATGGCCGATATTTGGGTGTTTGGAACGCTTCACACAATATCGGTGGCGGTTTGGCTGGAGTATTCGCCATCTGGTGTGCCCAAACCTTCTTTGGAGGAAAGGTGGCCGGGATGTTTATTGTCCCGGGAATAGTGGCGCTCCTTGTTGCTATTATGTGCTTTCTGGTCGGCAAGAACCGGCCTGAGGACCTCGGGTGGGAACCCTCGGAGACGATCTTCGATGAGCCTGTCAAGCAGGAAGACGAAGAGTCGCATGACGATACCACTTGGCAGATTTTCCGCCGGTACCTGCTTTCCAACCCTTGGGTTTGGGTGCTTTGCGTCAGCAACGTTTTCGTCTATCTGATCCGCATCGGCATCGACAACTGGGCGCCTTTGCGCGTGACTGAGCAGCTGCATTTCAGCAATCAGGTCGGTGCACGGACCATCTTCTATTTCGAGATGGGTGCTTTGATTGGATGCCTTCTCTGGGGCGTGGTGTCTGACTTCCTGGGTGGCAGGCCCGCCCTTGTATCCACGCTTTGCGCCATCTGCCTGCCGCTCGGAATGGCAGGCTACCAGCTGGGCCGCACCCCTGTGGTCATTTATATTTCGCTGTTCTTTTTGGGTATGTTCATTTTCGGACCCCAGATGCTGATCAATATCTCCATGCTCAATCAAATTCCAAAGCGAGCAAATGTGCTGTCCGGCGGCATGGTCGGTGCATTCGCATATCTGTTCGGTGATTCCACTGCCAAGGTCCTGCTGGCTAAAATCGCAGATTCCTCGTCCGATGGGCTGACCGTGCTGGGGCATGTGCTGCATGGTTGGAACGACACTTTTATTGTGCTGTATATCGCCATTGTCTGTGCAGTTGTGCTTTTGGGCCTAGTGGCCTTGATGGAAGAGAAACGTATTAGAGGAGGTCGTCGATGA
- a CDS encoding tyrosine-protein phosphatase, translating to MNITNFRDLGGMRTIHGRRVRQHKFIRSGQLVGLDEETKRDLVNRYRVTEVVDFRRPFEIQESPDDSIEGISFTNIDLLGMIGARNTSLDDFASIGSVDRVNDHMLGTYHDMVLNPGAQKGFGRFLRIVVGNTQGATLFHCFAGKDRTGFAAALVLWLLEVDDDQIFADYLKTNEERVAANNQLLDQFRAKGFDQDSLDALAVALYVKKEYLIYARQLMIDAYGDVFAYAHQALGFGSDQVEALRRNLLE from the coding sequence ATGAACATCACCAATTTCCGGGATCTGGGTGGCATGCGGACCATCCACGGCCGCCGGGTCCGCCAGCACAAGTTCATCCGGTCCGGGCAGCTGGTCGGCCTGGACGAGGAGACCAAGAGGGATTTGGTTAACCGTTACCGGGTGACGGAGGTCGTGGACTTCCGTAGGCCCTTCGAGATACAGGAGAGTCCTGACGACTCAATCGAAGGCATCTCTTTTACCAACATCGATCTGCTGGGTATGATCGGTGCCCGTAATACCAGCTTGGACGACTTCGCCTCAATAGGTTCGGTCGATCGGGTCAATGACCATATGCTGGGCACCTACCACGATATGGTCCTGAATCCAGGCGCTCAGAAAGGTTTTGGGCGCTTCCTGCGCATCGTCGTGGGCAACACACAGGGGGCCACTCTCTTCCACTGCTTTGCCGGCAAGGACAGGACCGGGTTCGCCGCGGCCCTGGTGCTCTGGCTGCTGGAGGTGGACGACGACCAGATATTCGCGGACTATCTGAAGACCAACGAGGAGAGGGTTGCGGCCAACAATCAGCTGCTGGACCAATTCCGCGCCAAGGGCTTCGACCAGGATTCGTTGGATGCACTGGCGGTCGCGCTTTATGTCAAGAAGGAATATCTGATCTACGCCCGCCAGCTCATGATTGATGCCTATGGTGATGTCTTCGCCTATGCACATCAGGCCCTAGGGTTCGGATCAGACCAGGTGGAGGCCCTGCGTCGCAACCTGCTTGAGTAA